The following coding sequences lie in one Capsicum annuum cultivar UCD-10X-F1 chromosome 5, UCD10Xv1.1, whole genome shotgun sequence genomic window:
- the LOC107872282 gene encoding acylsugar acyltransferase 3 codes for MSLSRSLVTSVCKKIIKPYFPTPISLRCHKLSYIDQALDGIYNPCAFFYPKLSNTWSNKSSNVISEHLEKSLSKVLAHYYPLAGKLNDNVSVDCNDNGVEFYITKIDCPMSEILNDPYADKEDLVYPKGVPNTYSYDGSLAVFQVSYFNCGGIAVSSCMTHKVVDGYTICNFLYDWATIARNPNSKLPSRIFNGSSFYPPTKDDLSDITNHVMPEREECLSKSFCFSSSKLAALKAKVISQSEVQNPTDTEVVLAFIYQRAMATKKVISGSIRPSILKQAVSLRPPLPETTMGNAISLISIITSEENEMDLPRVVGKLRKSKEEFRQKYRHAQTNEFAATTIGQYREMADMIVNNPCHDLYRFSSLIKFPLYDVDFGWGKPEKVSAASNGSIKNNFWLIDSKSRDGVEVLSCMKEQDMLALESDEEFLQFASPSN; via the coding sequence ATGAGTTTATCAAGATCACTTGTAACCTCAGtttgtaaaaaaataatcaaaccatATTTTCCTACTCCAATTTCACTTAGATGTCACAAGTTATCTTACATTGATCAAGCACTTGATGGAATATATAACCCATGTGCCTTTTTTTACCCTAAATTGAGCAACACATGGTCAAATAAATCAAGTAATGTTATATCTGAACATCTTGAGAAATCCCTTTCAAAAGTTTTGGCCCATTATTATCCACTGGCAGGGAAATTGAATGACAATGTCTCTGTTGATTGTAACGATAACGGAGTTGAGTTCTACATTACAAAAATAGATTGTCCAATGTCTGAAATTCTCAATGACCCTTATGCTGATAAGGAAGATTTAGTGTATCCGAAAGGAGTTCCTAATACATATTCGTACGATGGTAGTCTTGCGGTGTTTCAAGTTAGTTACTTCAATTGTGGCGGAATAGCAGTCAGTTCATGCATGACACATAAGGTTGTGGATGGATACACGATATGCAACTTCCTTTACGACTGGGCTACTATAGCGCGCAATCCAAATTCAAAATTACCAAGTCGTATATTTAATGGATCGTCTTTTTATCCACCTACAAAAGACGATTTGTCAGACATAACCAATCACGTCATGCCAGAAAGAGAAGAATGTTTGTCCAAAAgtttttgtttctcttcatcTAAATTAGCTGCATTGAAAGCTAAGGTCATTAGTCAATCTGAAGTACAAAATCCAACTGACACAGAGGTAGTTTTAGCATTCATTTACCAACGGGCCATGGCTACCAAAAAAGTCATATCAGGTTCAATACGTCCATCCATATTAAAACAGGCCGTGAGTTTACGCCCTCCGTTGCCAGAAACCACGATGGGAAACGCCATTTCTCTCATTTCTATAATAACATCAGAAGAGAATGAAATGGATCTACCACGAGTGGTTGGTAAACTACGAAAGTCGAAAGAAGAATTTCGACAAAAATATAGACATGCTCAAACAAATGAGTTTGCAGCTACAACAATTGGACAGTATAGAGAAATGGCTGATATGATTGTCAACAATCCATGTCATGATCTCTATAGGTTTAGCAGTCTTATTAAATTCCCCCTTTATGATGTCGACTTTGGATGGGGAAAGCCTGAAAAAGTTAGTGCAGCAAGTAATGGATCAATTAAAAACAATTTTTGGTTGATAGATAGTAAAAGTAGGGATGGAGTGGAAGTACTAAGTTGCATGAAGGAACAAGACATGTTAGCACTTGAGAGTGATGAAGAGTTCCTACAATTTGCTTCTCCAAGCAACTAA
- the LOC107870181 gene encoding putative late blight resistance protein homolog R1A-3, translating to MAYGSVLSLLQTLELLQQTNPKLIRGQTAEMLDSLHATAEYIKNVLEDTSKIRRSDDDAENIKLLEEKIRVAASDAEDVVERNYHQFFIGLSWKLGAARKTFPDKDLKTVVEKMVTTKKQVTELVSCFSSSTHDADADDDDQILELSGDSILGKLSSTSNNPMANPEETIVQGLDDDLKKIVKRLTGPPSDLDIVTISGMGGIGKTTLARKAHDHPEIRYHFDIHVWVTISQEFRPRNVLLDALHCISKKINIVDEIDYKKKNNELADLVQKKIKGRRYLFVVDDIWSMDVWDNIRGMFPDYNNGSRILLTTRETDVAMYANTSIPHEMNLLNLDNSWELLRDKVFGKKHVHPPELEGIGKKIVEKCQGLPLTISVIAGHLSKMARTLQSWKDVAQTLDQIVASHPDKCLGVLGLSYHHLPIHLKPCFLSMGNFPEDFHIETWRLIQLWIAEGFIRTSGGCKRTLEEVAVDYLEDLISRNLILVSKRRFNGEIKACVMHDLMREFCLKEANATKFMHVERTQGLVHTLPAQNYDVRRFSLQTQYSYVANNCCKQLPHVARSIYSFRLVVGPSIARFNLLRVLAIFNRGFSSFPLEITKLFQLRYLAIICDSSLPSSISGLQNLQTLIHDKSFFYRESYHAPMDIWMMKNLRHIHFHRASYLTGPRREYIQNKYRVSRMLNLEQLSGLCATSCKNEVFSCTPNLKRLIVRVTYVSTDYLIDMSSLRNLEALKCFKKAFSKDSIKRFCFPTSLKRLTLAGRFHFPWEDISTLVMLPNLEELKLKYHAVSGTEWRLSDEKRFQSLKLLLLNELDFQIWEATCDSFPNLKRLTLKNCKNLKEIPTDFVEIFTLESIELHDCDAAVRNSAKEIEQEQQDMGNSSLKVYIFNSRGC from the exons ATGGCTTATGGTTCTGTACTTTCTCTTCTTCAAACTTTAGAGCTACTTCAGCAGACTAACCCCAAACTTATTCGGGGTCAAACTGCTGAAATGCTTGATTCTCTTCATGCGACCGcggaatatattaaaaatgttcttGAAGACACAAGCAAGATCAGAAGGTCTGATGATGATGCTGAAAATATCAAATTGTTGGAGGAAAAAATTAGAGTTGCTGCTAGTGATGCAGAAGATGTTGTTGAGCGGAATTATCATCAGTTCTTCATAGGCTTAAGCTGGAAATTGGGAGCAGCGCGTAAAACTTTTCCAGACAAAGATTTGAAAACAGTTGTTGAAAAAATGGTTACAACAAAGAAACAAGTGACGGAGCTTGTTTCTTGTTTTAGCTCAAGTACTCATGATGCTGATGCCGATGATGATGATCAAATTCTTGAGTTATCTGGGGATTCCATCCTTGGCAAGTTGTCTTCTACAAGTAATAATCCAATGGCAAATCCGGAAGAAACGATCGTGCAGGGACttgatgatgatttgaagaaaatagttaaaagattGACAGGGCCACCCTCAGATCTAGACATTGTCACCATATCAGGCATGGGTGGCATCGGCAAAACAACACTTGCTAGAAAAGCTCATGATCACCCGGAAATCAGGTATCATTTTGACATTCATGTTTGGGTTACAATATCTCAAGAATTTCGACCTAGAAATGTGTTGTTAGATGCTTTACATTgcatttcaaagaaaataaatattgtcgATGAAATTGATTATAAAAAGAAGAACAATGAGTTAGCCGACCTAgtgcagaaaaaaataaaaggtcgAAGATACCTTTTTGTTGTTGACGATATTTGGAGTATGGATGTTTGGGATAACATAAGAGGAATGTTTCCCGATTACAACAATGGGAGTCGAATCTTATTGACTACTAGGGAAACTGACGTCGCTATGTATGCAAATACAAGTATCCCTCATGAGATGAACCTCTTAAATTTAGATAATAGTTGGGAGTTACTTCGCGATAAGGTGTTTGGAAAAAAACATGTTCATCCTCCTGAATTGGAAGGAATTGGAAAGAAAATAGTAGAGAAATGCCAAGGACTGCCCTTAACAATTTCAGTAATCGCTGGACATCTTTCTAAGATGGCAAGGACATTACAAAGTTGGAAGGATGTCGCCCAAACCTTGGATCAAATCGTTGCTAGTCATCCAGATAAATGCTTAGGAGTGCTTGGTTTGAGTTACCACCACTTGCCAATTCACCTCAAACCTTGCTTTCTTTCTATGGGTAATTTCCCTGAGGATTTTCATATTGAGACTTGGAGATTGATCCAGTTATGGATTGCAGAAGGTTTCATAAGGACATCTGGAGGTTGTAAAAGGACGTTGGAGGAAGTGGCAGTTGATTATTTGGAGGATCTTATCAGCAGGAACTTGATCTTGGTTAGCAAAAGGAGATTCAATGGTGAGATAAAAGCATGTGTGATGCATGATCTAATGCGTGAATTCTGTTTGAAAGAAGCTAACGCCACAAAGTTTATGCATGTTGAGAGAACCCAGGGCCTAGTCCATACTCTTCCAGCCCAAAATTATGATGTTCGTCGCTTCAGTTTACAAACTCAATATTCGTATGTAGCCAATAATTGTTGCAAGCAATTGCCCCATGTTGCTAGATCCATCTACTCATTTCGTCTAGTAGTTGGACCTTCTATTGCCCGTTTCAACCTTCTGAGGGTATTAGCCATCTTCAATCGAGGGTTCTCTTCATTTCCACTTGAGATTACAAAGTTATTTCAGTTGAGATATCTTGCAATTATATGTGACTCCAGTCTTCCTTCATCAATCTCGGGGCTTCAGAATTTGCAAACTTTAATCCATGATAAGTCTTTTTTTTATAGAGAGTCTTATCATGCACCCATGGATATATGGATGATGAAGAACTTGAGGCATATACATTTTCATAGAGCCAGTTATTTAACTGGTCCTAGAAGAGAATATATTCAAAATAAGTATCGCGTGTCAAGGATGCTAAATCTAGAGCAACTTTCTGGTCTCTGTGCCACCAGTTGTAAAAATGAAGTCTTTTCTTGTACTCCCAATCTAAAGAGATTGATCGTCCGGGTAACTTATGTCAGTACAGATTACCTCATTGATATGTCCAGCTTGAGAAACCTCGAAGCATTGAAGTGTTTCAAGAAAGCTTTTTCGAAAGACTCCATCAAGAGGTTTTGTTTCCCGACATCACTTAAGAGGTTGACTTTAGCTGGCCGGTTTCATTTTCCTTGGGAAGATATCTCAACTCTCGTCATGTTGCCAAATCTTGAAGAGCTCAAACTTAAATATCATGCAGTCAGCGGTACAGAATGGAGATTGAGTGATGAAAAACGGTTCCAAAGCTTGAAGTTGTTGTTACTTAACGAGCTAGATTTTCAGATTTGGGAAGCTACCTGTGATAGCTTCCCAAATCTAAAACGCCTAACTCTAAAGAATTGCAAGAACCTCAAAGAAATCCCAACAGATTTTGTGGAAATCTTTACTTTGGAGTCCATCGAGTTACATGATTGTGATGCTGCTGTTAGGAATTCTGCAAAAGAGAtcgaacaagaacaacaagacatGGGAAATAGTTCACTAAAGGTCTACATCTTTAACAGTCGTG GGTGTTAA